The Colias croceus chromosome 23, ilColCroc2.1 genome window below encodes:
- the LOC123702269 gene encoding zinc finger protein 26-like, which produces MSVTKTQGPLYDPGLCRCCGNIKKCRILNVEYTHHGQKEIYSDLFVDCFGLLLSQLDGEPTERLICATCVTRLREANCFRLQVLQCEEKLLTTRVNGFDNDDQGKEIKCDTVIKEEVNILIEPEYDAEPMDDHHSDDEKPLITRKKRKLKKLRKRKREKLDVTDEMLAEMQRMSEKLEEMQYVEPAPQKPEKKSSEDIKAFANVITIVENSYVCPFDTSFSDYFCIYCRRVFTDPIKLREHTLTHDPNTFKEVLSNYTNNKKIQIDIDRIDCRLCPEVISDIDVFKRHVTLHGKEVHEAPNDFLKFKLTSGTLYCLECGNTFSFFHALKKHMAEHFGTCICDVCGAHYFEERMLVLHQKTHKPVDEVFNCKECGKNFKSKYTRYIHIARNHKKEAAYQCSKCDEVFFSYTLRYRHMIDYHGEERLFKCDQCDRTYDSRKSLREHNRRFHLKILKHECHLCDKRFYLPSRLKEHLASHTGERNFRCEFCGKSYPRLRGLKVHMQSHNSDKKFKCVMCNAAFTQNVNLKNHIKRQHQGLDVSEGYQECN; this is translated from the exons atgagtgttaCTAAAACCCAGGGGCCCTTATACGATCCTGGGCTCTGTAGATGCTGtggtaatataaaaaaatgtcgcATTTTAAACGTTGAATACACGCATCATGGTCAAAAAGAGATATATTCTGATCTGTTTGTCGATTGTTTTGGTTTACTG CTATCTCAACTTGACGGAGAGCCAACAGAACGGCTGATATGCGCTACATGTGTTACAAGACTGCGGGAGGCCAACTGTTTTAGATTGCAAGTGCTACAGTGTGAAGAGAAGCTGCTGACGACGAGAGTTAATGGTTTTGATAACG ATGATCAaggaaaagaaataaaatgtgatACAGTTATCAAAGAAGAGGTGAATATATTGATTGAACCTGAATATGACGCGGAGCCAATGGATGACCACCATTCAGATg ATGAAAAACCACTAATAACAAGGAAGAAGAGAAAGCTAAAGAAACTGCGCAAACGCAAGCGAGAGAAACTAGATGTGACTGATGAGATGTTGGCCGAGATGCAGCGGATGAGCGAGAAACTGGAAGAGATGCAGTATGTTG AACCAGCACCACAGAAGCCGGAGAAGAAATCCAGCGAGGACATCAAAGCGTTCGCGAACGTCATAACAATAGTAGAAAATTCGTATGTCTGTCCCTTCGATACCTCTTTCAGTGATTATTTCTGTATATACTGTAGACGCGTTTTCACAGACCCTATTAAGTTAAGAGAACACACACTAACACACGATCCGAACACGTTCAAAGAGGTCCTGTCAAACTACacgaacaataaaaaaattcaaattgacATTGACAGGATAGACTGTCGTCTATGCCCGGAAGTGATAAGTGACATTGACGTTTTCAAACGTCACGTGACGTTACACGGGAAGGAAGTGCACGAGGCGCCGAACGATTTTCTAAAATTCAAACTAACTTCGGGAACGTTGTATTGCTTAGAATGCGGCAACACGTTCAGTTTTTTTCACGCGCTCAAAAAGCACATGGCGGAACATTTCGGTACTTGCATTTGCGATGTTTGCGGCGCGCATTATTTCGAAGAGCGAATGCTTGTTTTGCACCAAAAAACACATAAACCGGTGGACGAAGTTTTCAATTGTAAAGAGTGCGGGAAGAATTTTAAATCGAAATACACTAGGTATATACACATTGCGCGGAATCATAAAAAAGAAGCGGCGTATCAGTGTAGTAAATGTGACGAAGTGTTTTTCTCGTATACCCTCCGGTATCGGCATATGATAGACTATCATGGGGAAGAGAGATTGTTCAAATGTGATCAATGTGACCGGACATACGATAGTAGGAAGTCGTTACGGGAACATAACAGGCGGTTTCACTTGAAAATACTGAAACACGAGTGTCATTTGTGCGATAAACGGTTTTATTTGCCGTCTCGTTTGAAAGAACACTTGGCTAGTCATACTGGGGAACGGAATTTTCGTTGCGAATTCTGTGGTAAGAGTTATCCGAGATTGCGAGGGTTAAAAGTGCACATGCAGTCGCATAATAGTGATAAGaaatttaaatgtgttatGTGTAACGCGGCCTTTACGCAGAAtgttaatttgaaaaatcacatcaAGCGGCAACACCAAGGGTTAGATGTCAGTGAGGGTTATCAAGAgtgtaattaa
- the LOC123702382 gene encoding zinc finger protein 431-like isoform X3 has translation MDKDTMKKCKCCLDEDGLLNLWEEYKSYGESIIYGDMLKECFSLPIEKPMKNEQEYICESCISRLTDASNFKKEILSSDILLKTLNKEITEPQLKQETESDVEIKTEYLDIEYLLDDDCKDICDAVFSDDEDNDNSYTESSAKKSRRIFSDMDIDDKPKDTKTAKKLTNRILSDPIGDLTEEQTFLNYMNTYSNATPLKGYNGRAYECNFCDNQYEHPADLKAHTRKAHKKSKLQALDVLTAGAKMDVTDLTCLICHTELNLITDLSEHLKKQHKKMFNETIVNYLVPFKFNTDELKCAICEETFLYFKLVYEHMKKHIRNFECELCGQGFITRRTLSAHIRRHGNGEYTCSYCSKVFFTKTRVRDHQNQVHFKVKRNKCAYCDEKFNDLAKKKKHECDVHGAKKQTFTCQACERQFQSQKSLACHIKEYHLMIKNHKCSVCEQSFVTPLALREHMVKHTRARDFICKVCNKGFSRRYTLVEHMRIHMNDRRFKCELCDSAFIQKCSLRNHIASKHPHVEV, from the exons ATGGATAAAGATACAATGAAAAAGTGTAAATGTTGTTTAGACGAAGACGGGTTATTGAATTTATGGGAAGAATATAAAAGCTATGGAGAGAGTATCATTTATGGAGATATGTTAAAAGAATGTTTCTCTTTACCT aTAGAAAAACCTATGAAAAATGAACAAGAATATATCTGTGAATCCTGCATCAGTCGGCTCACAGAtgcaagtaattttaagaagGAAATACTATCTTCTGATATATTATTGAAGACTTTGAATAAAG AAATAACAGAACCACAATTGAAACAAGAAACAGAATCAGACGTTGAGATAAAAACAGAATATCTGGACATTGAGTATCTGCTAGATGATGATTGTAAAGACATATGTGATGCTGTGTTCAGCGATGATGAAGATAATG ataaTTCATATACTGAGTCTAGCGCGAAGAAATCAAGGCGTATATTTTCAGATATGGATATAGATG aTAAGCCAAAAGACACCAAAACCGCCAAAAAATTGACAAATCGCATCCTTTCCGACCCAATTGGGGATTTGACAGAAGAGCAAACATTCCTAAACTACATGAACACATATTCCAACGCGACACCACTAAAAGGCTACAACGGCAGAGCGTACGAATGCAACTTTTGCGATAACCAATACGAACACCCGGCAGATTTGAAAGCACATACAAGAAAAGCGCACAAGAAATCCAAACTTCAAGCGCTCGACGTTTTGACAGCTGGCGCCAAAATGGACGTCACCGATTTGACATGTCTCATCTGTCATACAGAACTCAACTTGATCACAGATCTCAGCGAACATTTGAAAAAACAACACAAGAAAATGTTCAATGAAACAATAGTGAATTATCTGGTGCCGTTCAAATTTAATACAGACGAGTTGAAATGTGCTATTTGTGAGGAAACGTTCCTATATTTTAAACTCGTGTACGAACACATGAAGAAACACATACGGAATTTTGAGTGTGAATTGTGCGGGCAAGGGTTTATAACACGGCGGACTTTGAGCGCCCATATCCGTCGTCATGGCAACGGAGAATACACATGCAGTTACTGCTCTAAAGTGTTCTTTACGAAAACGCGAGTGAGAGATCACCAAAACCAAGTGCACTTTAAAGTGAAACGGAATAAGTGCGCGTACTGCGATGAGAAATTTAACGATTTAGCGAAGAAGAAAAAACATGAGTGTGATGTACATGGCGCGAAGAAGCAGACGTTTACATGTCAGGCCTGTGAACGGCAGTTTCAAAGTCAGAAATCGCTTGCTTGTCATATAAAGGAGTATCATTTGATGATAAAAAATCATAAGTGTAGTGTATGTGAGCAGAGTTTTGTCACGCCCCTAGCTTTGCGGGAACACATGGTTAAGCACACAAGAGCGAGGGATTTTATATGCAAAGTGTGTAACAAGGGCTTCAGCAGGCGCTATACATTAGTTGAACACATGCGAATACACATGAACGATAGACGGTTTAAATGTGAATTGTGTGATAGTGCGTTTATTCAGAAGTGCAGTTTGAGGAACCATATTGCGTCGAAACATCCCCATGTTGAAGTTTAA
- the LOC123702382 gene encoding zinc finger protein 320-like isoform X1, translating into MDKDTMKKCKCCLDEDGLLNLWEEYKSYGESIIYGDMLKECFSLPIEKPMKNEQEYICESCISRLTDASNFKKEILSSDILLKTLNKEITEPQLKQETESDVEIKTEYLDIEYLLDDDCKDICDAVFSDDEDNVEMETKLDASKKPCTYIQKDLDSCINDIQGNQAIVDDTASLYNMPVHAVKNELKNNSYTESSAKKSRRIFSDMDIDDKPKDTKTAKKLTNRILSDPIGDLTEEQTFLNYMNTYSNATPLKGYNGRAYECNFCDNQYEHPADLKAHTRKAHKKSKLQALDVLTAGAKMDVTDLTCLICHTELNLITDLSEHLKKQHKKMFNETIVNYLVPFKFNTDELKCAICEETFLYFKLVYEHMKKHIRNFECELCGQGFITRRTLSAHIRRHGNGEYTCSYCSKVFFTKTRVRDHQNQVHFKVKRNKCAYCDEKFNDLAKKKKHECDVHGAKKQTFTCQACERQFQSQKSLACHIKEYHLMIKNHKCSVCEQSFVTPLALREHMVKHTRARDFICKVCNKGFSRRYTLVEHMRIHMNDRRFKCELCDSAFIQKCSLRNHIASKHPHVEV; encoded by the exons ATGGATAAAGATACAATGAAAAAGTGTAAATGTTGTTTAGACGAAGACGGGTTATTGAATTTATGGGAAGAATATAAAAGCTATGGAGAGAGTATCATTTATGGAGATATGTTAAAAGAATGTTTCTCTTTACCT aTAGAAAAACCTATGAAAAATGAACAAGAATATATCTGTGAATCCTGCATCAGTCGGCTCACAGAtgcaagtaattttaagaagGAAATACTATCTTCTGATATATTATTGAAGACTTTGAATAAAG AAATAACAGAACCACAATTGAAACAAGAAACAGAATCAGACGTTGAGATAAAAACAGAATATCTGGACATTGAGTATCTGCTAGATGATGATTGTAAAGACATATGTGATGCTGTGTTCAGCGATGATGAAGATAATG TGGAAATGGAAACGAAACTAGACGCATCCAAAAAGccatgtacatacatacaaaaagaCTTGGATAGTTGTATAAACGATATTCAGGGAAATCAAGCTATAGTTGATGATACTGCGTCTTTGTATAATATGCCAGTGCATGCTGTGAAGAATGAATTGAAAA ataaTTCATATACTGAGTCTAGCGCGAAGAAATCAAGGCGTATATTTTCAGATATGGATATAGATG aTAAGCCAAAAGACACCAAAACCGCCAAAAAATTGACAAATCGCATCCTTTCCGACCCAATTGGGGATTTGACAGAAGAGCAAACATTCCTAAACTACATGAACACATATTCCAACGCGACACCACTAAAAGGCTACAACGGCAGAGCGTACGAATGCAACTTTTGCGATAACCAATACGAACACCCGGCAGATTTGAAAGCACATACAAGAAAAGCGCACAAGAAATCCAAACTTCAAGCGCTCGACGTTTTGACAGCTGGCGCCAAAATGGACGTCACCGATTTGACATGTCTCATCTGTCATACAGAACTCAACTTGATCACAGATCTCAGCGAACATTTGAAAAAACAACACAAGAAAATGTTCAATGAAACAATAGTGAATTATCTGGTGCCGTTCAAATTTAATACAGACGAGTTGAAATGTGCTATTTGTGAGGAAACGTTCCTATATTTTAAACTCGTGTACGAACACATGAAGAAACACATACGGAATTTTGAGTGTGAATTGTGCGGGCAAGGGTTTATAACACGGCGGACTTTGAGCGCCCATATCCGTCGTCATGGCAACGGAGAATACACATGCAGTTACTGCTCTAAAGTGTTCTTTACGAAAACGCGAGTGAGAGATCACCAAAACCAAGTGCACTTTAAAGTGAAACGGAATAAGTGCGCGTACTGCGATGAGAAATTTAACGATTTAGCGAAGAAGAAAAAACATGAGTGTGATGTACATGGCGCGAAGAAGCAGACGTTTACATGTCAGGCCTGTGAACGGCAGTTTCAAAGTCAGAAATCGCTTGCTTGTCATATAAAGGAGTATCATTTGATGATAAAAAATCATAAGTGTAGTGTATGTGAGCAGAGTTTTGTCACGCCCCTAGCTTTGCGGGAACACATGGTTAAGCACACAAGAGCGAGGGATTTTATATGCAAAGTGTGTAACAAGGGCTTCAGCAGGCGCTATACATTAGTTGAACACATGCGAATACACATGAACGATAGACGGTTTAAATGTGAATTGTGTGATAGTGCGTTTATTCAGAAGTGCAGTTTGAGGAACCATATTGCGTCGAAACATCCCCATGTTGAAGTTTAA
- the LOC123702382 gene encoding zinc finger protein 431-like isoform X2: protein MLKECFSLPIEKPMKNEQEYICESCISRLTDASNFKKEILSSDILLKTLNKEITEPQLKQETESDVEIKTEYLDIEYLLDDDCKDICDAVFSDDEDNVEMETKLDASKKPCTYIQKDLDSCINDIQGNQAIVDDTASLYNMPVHAVKNELKNNSYTESSAKKSRRIFSDMDIDDKPKDTKTAKKLTNRILSDPIGDLTEEQTFLNYMNTYSNATPLKGYNGRAYECNFCDNQYEHPADLKAHTRKAHKKSKLQALDVLTAGAKMDVTDLTCLICHTELNLITDLSEHLKKQHKKMFNETIVNYLVPFKFNTDELKCAICEETFLYFKLVYEHMKKHIRNFECELCGQGFITRRTLSAHIRRHGNGEYTCSYCSKVFFTKTRVRDHQNQVHFKVKRNKCAYCDEKFNDLAKKKKHECDVHGAKKQTFTCQACERQFQSQKSLACHIKEYHLMIKNHKCSVCEQSFVTPLALREHMVKHTRARDFICKVCNKGFSRRYTLVEHMRIHMNDRRFKCELCDSAFIQKCSLRNHIASKHPHVEV from the exons ATGTTAAAAGAATGTTTCTCTTTACCT aTAGAAAAACCTATGAAAAATGAACAAGAATATATCTGTGAATCCTGCATCAGTCGGCTCACAGAtgcaagtaattttaagaagGAAATACTATCTTCTGATATATTATTGAAGACTTTGAATAAAG AAATAACAGAACCACAATTGAAACAAGAAACAGAATCAGACGTTGAGATAAAAACAGAATATCTGGACATTGAGTATCTGCTAGATGATGATTGTAAAGACATATGTGATGCTGTGTTCAGCGATGATGAAGATAATG TGGAAATGGAAACGAAACTAGACGCATCCAAAAAGccatgtacatacatacaaaaagaCTTGGATAGTTGTATAAACGATATTCAGGGAAATCAAGCTATAGTTGATGATACTGCGTCTTTGTATAATATGCCAGTGCATGCTGTGAAGAATGAATTGAAAA ataaTTCATATACTGAGTCTAGCGCGAAGAAATCAAGGCGTATATTTTCAGATATGGATATAGATG aTAAGCCAAAAGACACCAAAACCGCCAAAAAATTGACAAATCGCATCCTTTCCGACCCAATTGGGGATTTGACAGAAGAGCAAACATTCCTAAACTACATGAACACATATTCCAACGCGACACCACTAAAAGGCTACAACGGCAGAGCGTACGAATGCAACTTTTGCGATAACCAATACGAACACCCGGCAGATTTGAAAGCACATACAAGAAAAGCGCACAAGAAATCCAAACTTCAAGCGCTCGACGTTTTGACAGCTGGCGCCAAAATGGACGTCACCGATTTGACATGTCTCATCTGTCATACAGAACTCAACTTGATCACAGATCTCAGCGAACATTTGAAAAAACAACACAAGAAAATGTTCAATGAAACAATAGTGAATTATCTGGTGCCGTTCAAATTTAATACAGACGAGTTGAAATGTGCTATTTGTGAGGAAACGTTCCTATATTTTAAACTCGTGTACGAACACATGAAGAAACACATACGGAATTTTGAGTGTGAATTGTGCGGGCAAGGGTTTATAACACGGCGGACTTTGAGCGCCCATATCCGTCGTCATGGCAACGGAGAATACACATGCAGTTACTGCTCTAAAGTGTTCTTTACGAAAACGCGAGTGAGAGATCACCAAAACCAAGTGCACTTTAAAGTGAAACGGAATAAGTGCGCGTACTGCGATGAGAAATTTAACGATTTAGCGAAGAAGAAAAAACATGAGTGTGATGTACATGGCGCGAAGAAGCAGACGTTTACATGTCAGGCCTGTGAACGGCAGTTTCAAAGTCAGAAATCGCTTGCTTGTCATATAAAGGAGTATCATTTGATGATAAAAAATCATAAGTGTAGTGTATGTGAGCAGAGTTTTGTCACGCCCCTAGCTTTGCGGGAACACATGGTTAAGCACACAAGAGCGAGGGATTTTATATGCAAAGTGTGTAACAAGGGCTTCAGCAGGCGCTATACATTAGTTGAACACATGCGAATACACATGAACGATAGACGGTTTAAATGTGAATTGTGTGATAGTGCGTTTATTCAGAAGTGCAGTTTGAGGAACCATATTGCGTCGAAACATCCCCATGTTGAAGTTTAA